Proteins from a single region of Macrotis lagotis isolate mMagLag1 chromosome 2, bilby.v1.9.chrom.fasta, whole genome shotgun sequence:
- the LOC141510861 gene encoding LOW QUALITY PROTEIN: uncharacterized protein LOC141510861 (The sequence of the model RefSeq protein was modified relative to this genomic sequence to represent the inferred CDS: substituted 1 base at 1 genomic stop codon), with amino-acid sequence MAPGTQRLPSQELVTFMDVVVDFTEGGVVPLKPISERAVQGGHAGEFPEFSLPGCHLEMKRFAQHEKTCGGNTDLDRPQKSDTGKFFYKCNECRKTFIRISWLVAHQRIHNGEKAYGCNQCGKTFIWKTHLARHQKIHANEKTFECKQCGMVFRKGITLAVHQRIHTGGKPYKYKQCGKAFRKSTTLAIHQRIHTGEKPYECNQCGKTFRESTILAIHQRIHTGEKPYKCNQCGKTFRESSSFAVHQRIHTGKKPYECNQCGKAFRENSHLYAHQRIHTGEKPYECKQCGKAFSQSSSLIKHQRIHTGEKPFECNQCGRTFGQKCNLAKHQSLHIREERFECSQCGKAFTRSTYLAVHQRIHTGEKPYECNQCGKAFRASYSLNIHQRIHTGEKPYQCDQCGKVFTQRSHLSSHQKMHIRKKSFEYNQSGKTFTQSSSLASHQXIHTGEQPCGCQSGYPPLHPQSGRVSLTSTPVPQKGPLLAILQGLNLLSATCST; translated from the coding sequence ATGGCCCCTGGGACCCAGAGACTCCCTTCCCAGGAATTGGTGACATTCATGGATGTGGTTGTAGACTTCACAGAGGGGGGAGTGGTGCCTCTTAAACCAATCTCAGAAAGAGCTGTACAAGGAGGTCATGCTGGAGAATTTCCAGAATTTTCTCTCCCTGGATGTCACcttgaaatgaaaagatttgctCAACATGAAAAAACTTGTGGTGGGAACACAGATCTTGATAGGCCTCAGAAGAGTGATactggaaaatttttttataaatgtaatgaatgtagGAAGACTTTCATAAGAATCTCCTGGCTTGTTGCACATCAAAGAATCCACAATGGAGAGAAGGCTTATggatgtaatcaatgtggaaagacttttatatggaagactcatcttgctaGACATCAGAAAATCCATGCTAATGAGAAAACTTTTGAATGTAAACAATGTGGAATGGTTTTCAGAAAGGGTATCACTCtagctgtacatcagagaatccacactggagggAAACCTTATAAATATAAGCAATGTGGAAAGGCCTTCAGAAAGAGCACCACTCTTGCCATACATCAGCGAATCCAcacaggagagaaaccttatgaatgtaatcaatgtggaaagactttcagagagAGCACCATTCTTGCCATACATCAGCGAATCCAcacaggagagaaaccttataaatgcaatcaatgtggaaaaactttcagAGAGAGCTCCAGTTTTGCTgtccatcagagaatccacactggaaagaaaccttatgaatgtaatcaatgtggaaaggctttcagagaGAACTCCCATCTTTATGCACATCAGAGAatacacactggagagaaaccttatgaatgtaagcaatgtggaaaggctttcagtcAGAGCTCCAGTCttattaaacatcagagaatccacactggagaaaagCCTTtcgaatgtaatcaatgtggaaggACTTTTGGACAGAAATGCAATCTTGCTAAACATCAGAGCCTCCATATTAGAGAGGAACGTTTTGAATGTagtcagtgtggaaaggctttcacacGGAGCACCTATCTTGCTGTACATcaaagaatccacactggggagaaaccttatgaatgtaatcagtgtggaaaagcTTTCAGAGCAAGCTACAGTCTTAAcatacatcagagaattcacactggagagaaaccttatcaaTGTGATCAATGTGGAAAAGTTTTTACACAGAGGAGCCATCTTAGTTCACATCAGAAGATGCACATTAGAAAGAAATCTTTTGAATATAATCAAAGTGGAAAGACTTTCACTCAAAGCTCCAGTTTAGCTTCACATCAATGAATCCACACAGGAGAGCAACCTTGTGGATGTCAAAGTG